A section of the Paenibacillus aurantius genome encodes:
- the prmC gene encoding peptide chain release factor N(5)-glutamine methyltransferase, giving the protein MTYSFGTIREAYAKASSFLAEAGVRDPGANAELLLQHVLGADRTAFLLALGDPFPEDKREAWLLALQRKAAGEPVQYIIGEQEFYGLAFTVTPAVLIPRPETELLVEAVIRYGRQLFPQRAPSAVDIGTGSGAIPVTLAVECPDWTICSSDISEAALKVAAANAGRHGVAERVELLQGDLLEPHLKRGTAIDILVSNPPYIPSREVEELQPEVKSHEPRSALDGGEDGLDLYRRMAAQMQRLPRYPRLVGFEVGQGQAREVGSLLEQQRAWDRVFYVKDLAGIERHVLALREHD; this is encoded by the coding sequence ATGACTTACTCATTCGGAACCATACGGGAAGCCTATGCCAAGGCTTCTTCTTTTTTAGCGGAGGCGGGGGTCCGGGATCCGGGAGCGAATGCCGAGCTTCTGCTGCAGCATGTGCTCGGAGCGGACCGGACGGCGTTTCTGCTGGCTCTCGGCGATCCTTTTCCTGAGGACAAGCGGGAGGCCTGGCTTCTTGCGCTGCAAAGGAAAGCGGCGGGGGAGCCGGTCCAGTACATCATCGGCGAGCAGGAATTTTACGGGCTGGCCTTCACGGTAACCCCGGCCGTCCTGATCCCCCGCCCGGAGACGGAGCTCTTGGTGGAAGCCGTCATCCGGTACGGAAGGCAGCTGTTTCCGCAGCGGGCTCCCTCTGCCGTCGACATCGGGACCGGCAGCGGGGCGATCCCGGTTACCCTGGCGGTCGAATGCCCGGACTGGACGATCTGCAGTTCCGATATTTCGGAAGCGGCCTTGAAGGTCGCCGCGGCCAATGCCGGGCGTCATGGCGTAGCCGAGCGCGTGGAGCTGCTCCAAGGGGATTTGCTGGAGCCTCACCTCAAACGAGGAACCGCTATCGACATTCTCGTGTCCAATCCTCCCTATATTCCCAGCCGGGAGGTCGAGGAGCTGCAGCCGGAGGTGAAAAGCCACGAGCCCCGGAGCGCCCTGGACGGGGGCGAAGACGGCTTGGACCTCTACCGCCGGATGGCGGCCCAGATGCAGCGGCTGCCGCGGTACCCCCGTCTTGTCGGTTTCGAGGTGGGGCAAGGCCAGGCAAGGGAAGTTGGCTCGCTGCTGGAGCAGCAAAGGGCTTGGGACCGGGTCTTCTACGTCAAAGATCTGGCCGGCATCGAGCGTCACGTGCTGGCCCTGCGCGAACACGACTAA